DNA from Marinagarivorans cellulosilyticus:
TGGCGAAATTGAATTAAAGCGGGTAGCCACGCAGCTGCGCGATGAATTAGGGCTATTGAATGCGGTGTCTTTGGTTTCGTTGCGCGCTTCACGCGACGACGAGATAAGCATTGAAGTCTCAGAGCACACTCTAAGGCAATATCAGCTTACGTTTGACGACGTTAGCCGCGCAATCGCAGCACAATCGCTAGATGTACCTGCGGGCATCGTCAAAAGCCAAACCGGTAATATCCAAGTGCAAACCCGCGGCCAAAACTACACGGCCAACGATTTTTCCTCTGTCGTGGTGCGGGCGGCAGCCGATGGTAGCCAGCTGTACCTAGGCGACATCGCCACCATTCGCGATGACCTGGCCGAGAAGGATTTAATTGCCCACTTTAATGGCAAGCGCGCGGTATTTTTGGACATTTTTGTCAGCGATAACCCCGACATTCTAGCAGCCACCAGCGCCGTCAAAGATTACATGCACACCCACGCCAATCAAATTCCAGCGACTATGCAAATGGCCGTAGCACGGGATTGGTCGCTGTTATTTAAGGGCCGCATGAACCTGCTAATTACCAATGCCATTAGCGGTTTGCTGCTGGTGTTTTTAGTCTTGATGCTGTTTTTGCGTACTAGCCTTGCACTGTGGGTGTCCGCTGGCATTGGTGTGGCTTTTATGGGCGCTATTTGGTTGCTACCTTTTGCCGGTATTAGCATCAATATGGTGAGCATGTTTGCCATGATACTGGTGCTGGGCATTCTCGTGGACGATGCCATTATTGTCGGCGAAAGCGTTTACTCATCGCATCAGCGTGGTTTACAGGGGAATGCTTGCGCTGCCGGTGGCGCCAAAGCTGTGAGCAAGCCGGTGCTATTTGCCGTGGGCAGTACCATTATCTTTTTTGCGCCCATGCTGACCTTGCCCGGCATGATGGGGGATATGTCTAAGCCGATTCCGGTGGTGGTGATTCTGTGTTTGATTTTTTCGCTGTTTGAATCGCTACTGATTTTACCAGCGCACTTGGCGCACTTACGCGATAAACCACCCAGCCGTTACAAGCTGGTGCGAACACTGTCTGCAGGCAAACAATTCTTTGCCGATAAACTCGAACACTTCGCGCATCACCGGTTTGGCCGTTGGGTAAAGGCGGCAGTTAATAACAGCCCAATTACCTTGGCATTGTTTTTAAGTGCTTTCTTTTTAAGTGTTGCGGTTGTTACCAGTGGCTGGGTGCGCGGTAGTTTTATGCCGGTTGTGCCGAGTGAATTTATTGGCCTAACGATAGAGCTGCCCGAAGGCAGTGCGTTCGCGCGTACAGAAGCACTGCTCAAGCGGGTAGAAAATGCCGCCGAGGCATTAAAGCAGGACACCGCGCTATTAACGGACAATCAAAACAAGCCTTTTGTGGAAAGCTTACAAACCTGGGCAACCGATAACAGCCTAAGGGCCACCCTCGCGTTAAAACCCGCTGAAGAACGCGATATTAGTACCGAAATGGTTACCCAGCGCTGGCGAGAATTAATTGGCGATGTGCCAGAAGCCGAGAAATTCAACTTAGCGTTTACCATTAACCAAGTCGGCGAAGCGATTGCTTTGCGTTTAAGTGTTGCCAGCGATAACCCCGTCGTAGTCGAGCGTGCACTGGCCGATGTAAGACACGAGCTGGCACGTTACCCGGGGGTGTACGATGTAAAAGACACTTACCAAAGCGCGCGTACTGAACTAGAGCTAGATCTAAAAGCTGGCGCCGCTACGCAGGGGTTTTCGCTACAAACAATTGCCCAGCAAGTGCGCCAAGCTTTTTATGGTGATGAGGTGCAGCGGGTGCCACGCAACGGCGAAGATGTACGCGTGATGGTGCGCTACCCACGTACAGAGCGCGAAACGATGGACACCCTAGAAGATATGTATATTCGCCAGGCCTCGCCCGATGGCTTAATCGAAGCGCCCATTACCGAAGTGGCCACCTTAAAGT
Protein-coding regions in this window:
- a CDS encoding efflux RND transporter permease subunit, with amino-acid sequence MNRLIQWFVENPIAANLCMVMILLGGFSSLFKLNKEVFPDIALDIIQVGVVYPGAGPKEVETQIVVRIEEAIANLDGIDRITSEAREGYANVSVEAVKGQDIQALLNDVKTRVDAITTFPTDVERPQVQQLIANKEVMSLALYGDAGEIELKRVATQLRDELGLLNAVSLVSLRASRDDEISIEVSEHTLRQYQLTFDDVSRAIAAQSLDVPAGIVKSQTGNIQVQTRGQNYTANDFSSVVVRAAADGSQLYLGDIATIRDDLAEKDLIAHFNGKRAVFLDIFVSDNPDILAATSAVKDYMHTHANQIPATMQMAVARDWSLLFKGRMNLLITNAISGLLLVFLVLMLFLRTSLALWVSAGIGVAFMGAIWLLPFAGISINMVSMFAMILVLGILVDDAIIVGESVYSSHQRGLQGNACAAGGAKAVSKPVLFAVGSTIIFFAPMLTLPGMMGDMSKPIPVVVILCLIFSLFESLLILPAHLAHLRDKPPSRYKLVRTLSAGKQFFADKLEHFAHHRFGRWVKAAVNNSPITLALFLSAFFLSVAVVTSGWVRGSFMPVVPSEFIGLTIELPEGSAFARTEALLKRVENAAEALKQDTALLTDNQNKPFVESLQTWATDNSLRATLALKPAEERDISTEMVTQRWRELIGDVPEAEKFNLAFTINQVGEAIALRLSVASDNPVVVERALADVRHELARYPGVYDVKDTYQSARTELELDLKAGAATQGFSLQTIAQQVRQAFYGDEVQRVPRNGEDVRVMVRYPRTERETMDTLEDMYIRQASPDGLIEAPITEVATLKYVPGYTTIMREDRKRTFTITAEVRKDYNVSATKIVSDLMAFSKPKWQAQYPGFSLSVGGSMESENEFVHDIIVNFILALVLIYGLFCVAFKSYTVPALVLTAVPFGFMGAVIGHVIMGFEISMMSILGFLACAGVVVNDNLVLLDRIQQLRHEGKTAWQAAVQGAQDRFRPIVLTSITTFAGLTPMLLEESTQARFLVPMAVSLAFGVLFATAVTLLLVPSLYYGGSRFKHYCKNAWQTL